In one Streptomyces sp. NBC_01288 genomic region, the following are encoded:
- a CDS encoding ATP-binding cassette domain-containing protein has product MPTPIHSDTVQLTGLHLELRDVTQDVRGAGRVLDDVSFEVEAGRLVVIAGSSGAGKTVLLQTLAGLQPPTSGDVLHDGAQPGPPGPEFGFVPQEDVIHRELPLRRTLEYAGRLRMPGGTVSARVTEVLDVLGLAQRADTPVRALSGGERKRAGIAAELLTRPRVLFLDEPTSGLDPVTGAALLATLRGLAESGTTVVLTTHVLADLPRCDQVVFLSPGGAVAFAGAPDALLGAFRAETAEDVYAAVAEGKRAERATPAQPAERVPAPPAHRPPRVGAVRQWALLTRRTTALLVHNRLSVAVFVGSPVMIVAMFAVLFRAGAFDAAAPDPGSTAMIMFWIAFGAFFFGLTYGLLQICTELAVLRREWLAGLRIGPYVASKLTTVLPVLAAADALLLTVLRALDRLPAAGWDTYASLFLTSVLASAAALALGLLTSAAVTDPGQATLMLPLLCFPQVLFSGAFVPVPRMASAGQAISWAMTNRWAFEALGSAIGLESLWRDGNSPAGPPLLHSYGDSFAHPAERGWLILAGFAVLFLAATWAVLVRKCRQGVAAARSGR; this is encoded by the coding sequence ATGCCGACGCCGATCCACTCTGACACCGTCCAATTAACCGGCCTGCACCTGGAGTTGCGGGACGTCACGCAGGACGTGCGGGGCGCCGGACGGGTGTTGGACGACGTGTCCTTCGAGGTCGAGGCCGGGCGGCTGGTGGTCATCGCGGGGAGCAGCGGCGCGGGCAAGACGGTGCTGTTGCAGACCCTCGCGGGACTCCAGCCCCCGACCTCGGGGGACGTACTGCACGACGGCGCCCAACCGGGGCCGCCCGGGCCGGAGTTCGGGTTCGTACCGCAGGAGGACGTGATCCACCGCGAGCTGCCGTTGCGGCGCACGCTGGAGTACGCGGGGCGGTTGCGGATGCCGGGCGGGACGGTGTCGGCGCGGGTGACGGAGGTGCTCGACGTCCTCGGCCTTGCCCAGCGCGCCGACACTCCGGTGCGGGCGCTGAGCGGCGGGGAACGCAAACGGGCGGGTATCGCCGCCGAGTTGCTGACCCGACCCCGGGTGCTGTTCCTCGACGAGCCCACGTCCGGCCTCGATCCGGTGACGGGCGCCGCGCTGCTGGCGACCCTGCGCGGGCTGGCCGAGTCCGGGACCACCGTCGTCCTCACCACCCACGTGCTGGCCGATCTGCCGCGCTGCGATCAGGTCGTGTTCCTGTCGCCGGGCGGGGCGGTCGCCTTCGCGGGGGCACCGGACGCGCTGCTCGGGGCGTTCAGGGCGGAGACGGCGGAGGACGTGTACGCGGCGGTGGCGGAAGGGAAGCGTGCGGAGAGGGCCACCCCGGCCCAGCCTGCGGAGCGGGTCCCGGCACCTCCCGCCCACCGTCCGCCACGCGTCGGCGCCGTACGTCAGTGGGCGCTGCTGACCCGCCGTACGACGGCGCTGTTGGTGCACAACCGGCTGTCCGTCGCCGTGTTCGTGGGGTCGCCGGTGATGATCGTGGCGATGTTCGCAGTGTTGTTCCGGGCGGGGGCGTTCGATGCGGCGGCGCCCGATCCGGGGTCCACGGCGATGATCATGTTCTGGATCGCGTTCGGGGCGTTCTTCTTCGGGCTGACATACGGACTGCTTCAGATCTGCACGGAGTTGGCGGTGCTGCGCCGTGAGTGGCTGGCCGGGTTGCGCATCGGACCGTATGTCGCCTCGAAGTTGACCACCGTCCTGCCGGTACTGGCCGCGGCGGACGCCCTGTTGCTGACGGTGCTGCGCGCGCTGGACCGGTTGCCGGCGGCGGGCTGGGACACGTATGCCTCGCTGTTCCTCACCAGTGTGCTGGCCTCGGCCGCCGCGCTCGCCCTCGGGCTGCTCACCTCGGCGGCGGTCACGGACCCGGGACAGGCGACCCTGATGCTCCCGCTGCTCTGCTTCCCCCAGGTGCTGTTCTCGGGGGCGTTCGTGCCGGTGCCGCGGATGGCGTCCGCCGGGCAGGCGATCAGCTGGGCGATGACCAACCGCTGGGCCTTCGAGGCACTGGGCAGCGCGATCGGCCTGGAGAGCCTGTGGCGCGACGGCAACTCCCCTGCGGGACCACCGCTGTTGCACTCGTACGGCGACTCGTTCGCGCATCCGGCGGAGCGTGGCTGGCTGATCCTCGCGGGGTTCGCCGTGCTGTTCCTGGCGGCGACGTGGGCGGTGCTGGTGCGCAAGTGCCGTCAGGGGGTGGCTGCGGCGCGCTCCGGGCGGTGA
- the glgB gene encoding 1,4-alpha-glucan branching enzyme, producing the protein MALRDTSPQETGGPSTPGDAETGEPTGPAAPDAYGPAVPGLPETADRTVTEAPETNVPPATAGPATGEPSGPATPDASSPALPSPPETTDRTMTEAPETNGSPTTAGPAYEDPPATASPSSAASPSTVPVPLGAGGSTAASPPAPADRDRLLAGAHHDPHALLGAHPVPGGIAFRALRPYARAVSVLIDGTRSPLTSEGGGLFSGVLPLDRLPAYTLLVSYTEGDEHEVHDPYAFLPALGELDLHLIKEGRHEELWKALGAEPMTHGGVTGTRFTVWAPNAQGVRVAGEFSSWDGTAFPMRSLGSSGVWELFLPGVGEEARYKFEITSRNGERFLKADPMARRTEVPPATASIVTASHYEWGDEDWLARRTETPVHEAPFSVYEVHLASWRQGLTYRQLAVELPAYVNELGFTHVEFMPVTEHPFGGSWGYQVTGFYAPTSRMGTPDDFKFLVDACHQAGIGVIMDWVPAHFPKDDWALARFDGEPLYEPGDARRAEHPDWGTYEFDLGRTEVRNFLVANAVYWCQEFHIDGLRVDAVASMLYLDYSRDSGQWTPNVHGGREDLDAMAFLQEMNATVYRRVPGVVTIAEESTAWDGVTRPTDTGGLGFGFKWNMGWMHDSLDYMSHEPVHRRFHHNEMTFSMVYAYSENYVLPISHDEVVHGKRSLVSKMPGDWWQQRADHRAYLGFMWAHPGKQLLFMGQEFAQGAEWSESHGPDWWLLDPAYDAAPDHRGVQDLVRDLNTAYRATPALWQRDTDPGGFRWVMGDADEDNVFAFLRFDAEGSPLLAVSNFSPVVRHGYRLAVSDEIPAWQETLNTDSALYGGSDVRNPDPVKPEDGHIRLTLPPLATVWLTPG; encoded by the coding sequence GTGGCCCTGCGCGACACTTCACCTCAGGAGACGGGCGGTCCGTCCACACCCGGCGACGCGGAGACGGGCGAACCGACCGGGCCCGCCGCACCGGACGCCTACGGCCCGGCCGTACCCGGCTTGCCGGAGACCGCCGACCGGACCGTGACCGAAGCACCGGAGACGAACGTCCCGCCCGCGACCGCCGGCCCGGCAACGGGTGAACCGAGCGGACCCGCCACACCGGACGCCTCCAGCCCGGCCCTACCCAGCCCACCGGAGACCACCGACCGGACCATGACCGAAGCGCCCGAGACGAACGGCTCACCCACGACCGCCGGCCCGGCGTACGAGGACCCGCCCGCGACCGCCTCCCCGTCCTCAGCCGCCTCACCCTCGACCGTTCCGGTCCCCCTGGGCGCGGGCGGTTCCACGGCAGCCTCTCCGCCGGCCCCCGCCGACCGCGACCGTCTCCTCGCCGGCGCCCACCACGACCCGCACGCGCTGCTCGGCGCGCATCCGGTGCCGGGCGGGATCGCCTTCCGGGCGCTGCGTCCGTACGCCCGTGCCGTGAGCGTCCTGATCGACGGGACGCGCAGCCCGCTCACCTCGGAGGGCGGCGGCCTCTTCTCCGGCGTGCTCCCGCTCGACCGACTCCCCGCGTACACGCTGCTGGTGTCGTACACGGAGGGCGACGAGCACGAGGTCCACGACCCGTACGCCTTCCTGCCCGCCCTCGGTGAACTCGACCTGCACCTCATCAAGGAGGGGCGGCACGAGGAGCTGTGGAAGGCGCTCGGCGCGGAGCCGATGACGCACGGCGGGGTGACCGGCACCCGCTTCACCGTGTGGGCGCCGAACGCCCAAGGGGTGCGCGTCGCCGGGGAGTTCAGCTCCTGGGACGGTACGGCCTTCCCAATGCGCTCGCTCGGTTCGTCGGGCGTGTGGGAGCTGTTCCTGCCGGGTGTGGGCGAGGAAGCCCGCTACAAGTTCGAGATCACCTCGCGGAACGGCGAGCGCTTCCTCAAGGCCGACCCGATGGCCCGCCGTACGGAGGTGCCGCCCGCCACGGCGTCCATCGTGACGGCCTCGCACTACGAGTGGGGCGACGAGGACTGGCTCGCGCGGCGGACGGAAACCCCGGTCCACGAGGCGCCCTTCTCGGTCTACGAGGTCCATCTCGCCTCCTGGCGCCAGGGCTTGACGTACCGTCAGCTCGCCGTCGAACTCCCCGCCTACGTGAACGAACTGGGCTTCACCCACGTCGAGTTCATGCCGGTGACCGAGCACCCCTTCGGCGGTTCCTGGGGCTACCAGGTAACCGGCTTCTACGCGCCGACCTCCCGCATGGGCACCCCGGACGACTTCAAGTTCCTCGTCGACGCATGCCACCAGGCCGGTATCGGCGTGATCATGGACTGGGTTCCGGCGCACTTCCCGAAGGACGACTGGGCGTTGGCCCGGTTCGACGGGGAGCCGCTGTACGAACCCGGGGACGCGCGGCGGGCCGAGCATCCGGACTGGGGGACGTACGAGTTCGACCTCGGGCGCACCGAGGTCCGCAACTTCCTTGTGGCGAACGCCGTCTACTGGTGCCAGGAGTTCCACATCGACGGCCTGCGCGTCGACGCGGTCGCCTCGATGCTCTACCTCGACTACTCGCGCGACTCGGGCCAGTGGACCCCGAACGTCCATGGCGGGCGCGAGGACCTGGACGCGATGGCCTTCCTCCAGGAGATGAACGCGACCGTGTACCGCAGGGTGCCCGGTGTCGTGACGATCGCCGAGGAGTCGACCGCCTGGGACGGAGTGACGCGGCCGACCGACACCGGCGGTCTCGGCTTCGGGTTCAAGTGGAACATGGGCTGGATGCACGACTCGCTCGACTACATGTCGCACGAGCCCGTGCACCGCAGGTTCCACCACAACGAGATGACGTTCTCCATGGTGTACGCGTACAGCGAGAACTACGTCCTCCCGATCTCCCACGACGAAGTAGTCCACGGGAAGCGGTCGTTGGTGTCGAAGATGCCGGGCGACTGGTGGCAGCAGCGCGCCGACCACCGCGCGTATCTGGGATTCATGTGGGCCCACCCCGGCAAGCAACTCCTCTTCATGGGCCAGGAGTTCGCCCAGGGCGCGGAGTGGTCCGAATCCCACGGCCCGGACTGGTGGCTCCTCGACCCGGCCTACGACGCGGCCCCGGACCACCGGGGCGTCCAGGACCTCGTCCGTGACCTCAACACCGCCTACCGCGCGACCCCCGCCCTCTGGCAGCGCGACACCGACCCCGGCGGCTTCCGATGGGTGATGGGCGACGCGGACGAGGACAACGTCTTCGCGTTCCTGAGGTTCGACGCGGAGGGCTCACCGCTCCTCGCCGTCAGCAACTTCTCCCCCGTCGTGCGCCATGGCTACCGCCTCGCTGTCTCCGACGAGATCCCCGCCTGGCAGGAGACCCTCAACACGGACTCCGCGCTCTACGGCGGCAGCGATGTCAGGAACCCCGACCCGGTCAAACCGGAGGACGGCCATATCCGGCTCACGCTCCCGCCCCTCGCGACGGTGTGGCTGACACCGGGGTGA
- a CDS encoding maltokinase N-terminal cap-like domain-containing protein yields MPKTAPLRLSSPGVDRPPATLAGLLREWLPGQRWFAGKDRPVADLDVLSTTELFPGCLHLLVHASHTPVPSPGGTPPPGDCYQLLLGVREHVSPRLARAYIGRVQEGPLAGLAVYDALQDPRSAELLLERLRHPGATGPLRFEADPSASVPAGLTPRLLGAEQSNSSLVYGDRFILKVFRRIQPGVNPDLELPGALAAQGCKRVPAPVAWFRTAEPRAATLGVLQPFLPDASDGWALALRALATGDEFTTEAHELGQATADIHLALAAAFPSGGHPLAENDRTAAAMTEHLEAAAHSVPALRPFVPGLRTAFGALVGRDAGPPAQRIHGDLHLGQVLRAGRDWFVIDFEGEPSKPLAERRSAQSPVRDIAGMLRSFDYAARQRRPWRPEWARRCRDAFCAGYAARAGWDPRTKHALLRAYETDRAVYEVLYEARHRPDWLPVPMAAIERLAVRGG; encoded by the coding sequence ATGCCGAAGACCGCACCGCTTCGACTGAGCAGCCCCGGCGTCGACCGGCCTCCGGCCACGCTCGCCGGGCTGCTGCGCGAATGGCTGCCCGGGCAGCGCTGGTTCGCCGGCAAGGACCGGCCGGTGGCCGACCTCGATGTGCTGTCCACGACCGAACTCTTCCCGGGCTGCCTGCACTTGCTGGTCCACGCCTCGCATACGCCGGTGCCCTCGCCGGGCGGCACTCCCCCGCCCGGCGACTGCTATCAACTCCTGCTCGGCGTACGGGAACACGTCTCCCCGCGCCTCGCCCGGGCCTACATCGGCCGGGTGCAGGAAGGTCCGTTGGCCGGGCTCGCGGTCTACGACGCGCTCCAGGATCCGCGGTCGGCGGAGCTGTTGCTGGAGCGGTTGCGGCACCCGGGTGCGACGGGTCCCCTGCGCTTCGAGGCGGACCCGTCGGCGTCCGTGCCCGCCGGACTCACGCCTCGGCTGCTGGGTGCCGAACAGTCCAACTCCTCGCTGGTGTACGGCGATCGGTTCATCCTGAAGGTGTTCCGGCGTATCCAGCCCGGCGTCAATCCGGACCTGGAGCTGCCGGGAGCGCTGGCCGCGCAGGGCTGCAAGCGGGTCCCGGCGCCGGTGGCGTGGTTCCGGACGGCGGAGCCGCGGGCCGCGACGCTGGGTGTGCTCCAGCCGTTCCTTCCGGACGCCTCCGACGGCTGGGCTCTCGCACTGCGCGCACTCGCCACCGGCGACGAATTCACCACCGAGGCCCATGAGTTGGGGCAGGCCACCGCGGATATCCATCTCGCGCTGGCCGCGGCCTTTCCGTCCGGCGGCCACCCTCTCGCCGAGAACGACCGTACGGCGGCGGCCATGACCGAGCACCTGGAGGCGGCCGCGCACTCGGTGCCCGCGCTACGGCCGTTCGTGCCGGGGCTGCGGACCGCGTTCGGGGCGCTCGTCGGCCGGGATGCCGGGCCGCCCGCCCAGCGCATCCACGGCGATCTGCACCTCGGGCAGGTGCTGCGGGCCGGCCGCGACTGGTTCGTCATCGACTTCGAGGGCGAGCCGTCCAAGCCGCTCGCGGAACGCCGCAGCGCGCAGTCCCCGGTGCGGGACATCGCCGGCATGCTGCGGTCCTTCGACTACGCGGCCCGGCAGCGCCGGCCCTGGCGCCCGGAGTGGGCGCGCCGCTGCCGGGATGCCTTCTGCGCGGGCTACGCGGCCCGGGCCGGCTGGGACCCCCGCACCAAGCACGCCCTGCTGCGCGCGTACGAGACGGACCGCGCCGTGTATGAAGTGCTGTACGAGGCCAGACACCGTCCGGACTGGCTTCCCGTACCCATGGCGGCGATCGAGCGACTCGCCGTCCGAGGAGGCTGA
- the treS gene encoding maltose alpha-D-glucosyltransferase, with translation MTVNEPVHDTFEDTPAKDRDPEWFKRAVFYEVLVRSFQDSNGDGVGDLKGITAKLDYLQWLGVDCLWLPPFFKSPLRDGGYDVSDYTAVLPEFGDLADFVEFVDSAHQRGMRVIIDFVMNHTSDQHPWFQESRKDPDGPYGDYYMWADDDKQYPDARIIFVDTEASNWTFDPVRKQYFWHRFFSHQPDLNYENPAVQEEILAALRFWLDLGIDGFRLDAVPYLYAAEGTNCENLPASHDFLKRVRREIDAMYPDTVLLAEANQWPEDVVDYFGDYQNGGDECHMAFHFPVMPRIFMAVRRESRYPVSEILAKTPSIPTGCQWGIFLRNHDELTLEMVTDEERDYMWAEYAKDPRMRANIGIRRRLATLLDNDRNQIELFTALLLSLPGSPILYYGDEIGMGDNIWLGDRDAVRTPMQWTPDRNAGFSSCDPGRLFLPAIMDPVYGYQVTNVEASMSSPSSLLHWTRRMIEIRKQNPAFGLGSYTELQSSNPAVIAFLREYEDDLVLCVHNFSRFAQPTMLDLREFDGRHPVELIGGVRFPAIGELPYLLTLAGHGFYWFRLPRAAPRIGRRL, from the coding sequence ATGACTGTCAACGAACCGGTCCACGACACCTTCGAGGACACTCCCGCCAAGGACCGGGACCCCGAGTGGTTCAAACGCGCCGTCTTCTACGAGGTCCTGGTCCGCTCCTTCCAGGACAGCAACGGCGACGGCGTCGGTGACCTCAAGGGCATCACCGCCAAACTCGACTACCTCCAGTGGCTCGGCGTCGACTGCCTCTGGCTGCCACCGTTCTTCAAATCCCCCCTGCGCGACGGCGGTTACGACGTCTCGGACTACACCGCCGTACTCCCCGAATTCGGCGACCTCGCCGACTTCGTCGAGTTCGTCGACTCCGCCCACCAACGCGGCATGCGCGTCATCATCGACTTCGTCATGAACCACACCAGCGACCAGCACCCGTGGTTCCAGGAGTCCCGCAAAGACCCCGACGGCCCCTACGGCGACTACTACATGTGGGCCGACGACGACAAGCAGTACCCCGACGCCCGCATCATCTTCGTCGACACCGAAGCCTCCAACTGGACCTTCGACCCCGTCCGCAAGCAGTACTTCTGGCACCGCTTCTTCTCCCACCAACCGGACCTCAACTACGAGAACCCGGCCGTCCAGGAGGAGATCCTGGCCGCCCTCCGCTTCTGGCTGGACCTCGGCATCGACGGCTTCCGCCTCGATGCCGTCCCCTATCTCTATGCGGCCGAGGGCACCAACTGCGAGAACCTGCCCGCCAGTCACGACTTCCTGAAGCGCGTCCGCCGCGAGATCGACGCGATGTATCCGGACACCGTGCTGCTGGCGGAGGCGAACCAGTGGCCCGAGGACGTCGTCGACTACTTCGGCGATTACCAGAACGGCGGGGACGAGTGCCACATGGCATTCCACTTCCCCGTCATGCCCCGCATCTTCATGGCCGTACGCCGAGAGTCCCGCTACCCCGTGTCGGAAATTCTCGCCAAGACCCCGTCGATTCCCACGGGTTGTCAGTGGGGCATCTTCCTGCGCAACCACGACGAGTTGACCCTGGAAATGGTCACCGACGAGGAACGCGACTACATGTGGGCCGAGTACGCCAAGGACCCCCGCATGCGCGCCAACATCGGCATCCGGCGACGCCTCGCAACCCTGCTGGACAACGACCGCAACCAGATCGAACTCTTCACCGCCCTGCTTCTCTCGCTCCCCGGCTCGCCGATCCTCTACTACGGCGACGAGATCGGCATGGGCGACAACATCTGGCTCGGTGACCGCGACGCCGTCCGCACCCCGATGCAGTGGACCCCCGACCGGAACGCGGGCTTCTCGTCCTGCGACCCGGGGCGACTCTTCCTGCCGGCCATCATGGACCCCGTCTACGGCTATCAAGTCACCAACGTCGAGGCGTCGATGTCTTCGCCCTCCTCGCTGCTGCACTGGACCCGCCGCATGATCGAGATCCGCAAGCAGAACCCGGCGTTCGGCCTCGGCTCGTACACGGAGCTCCAGTCGTCGAACCCGGCGGTGATCGCGTTCCTGCGCGAGTACGAGGACGACCTCGTCCTGTGTGTGCACAACTTCTCCCGGTTCGCGCAGCCCACCATGCTCGATCTGCGGGAGTTCGACGGCCGGCATCCCGTGGAGCTGATCGGCGGGGTGCGGTTCCCGGCCATCGGTGAACTGCCGTATCTGCTGACGCTCGCGGGGCACGGCTTCTACTGGTTCCGGCTCCCGCGAGCCGCTCCCCGCATCGGCCGACGACTTTGA
- a CDS encoding alpha-1,4-glucan--maltose-1-phosphate maltosyltransferase, which translates to MNATPAAIGRIPVRDVRPSVDSGARPAKAVVGETFQVTATVFREGHDTIGADVVLYDPDGRPGPWTPMRELAPGSDRWGAEVTPTATGRWSYVVEAWGDPIATWRRAARIKIPAGIDIGLMLEEGAELYARAANGVPEGPARATMLAAAETLRDDTLPVGTRFVAALTPSVDGVLERYPLRELVTVSDPRSLVVERERALYGAWYEFFPRSEGTAAQPHGTFRTAAKRLDGIAAMGFDVVYLPPIHPIGSTFRKGPNNTLSAGREDVGVPWAIGSPEGGHDAIHPQLGTLEDFDAFVARAAELGMEIALDFALQCSPDHPWVEKHPEWFHHRPDGTIAYAENPPKKYQDIYPIAFDRDLDGLITETVRVLRHWMDHGVRIFRVDNPHTKPVVFWERVIAEINGTDPDIIFLAEAFTRPAMMATLAQVGFQQSYTYFTWRNTKQELTEYLSELSGEAAAYMRPNFFVNTPDILHEFLQDGGRPAFELRAVLAATLAPTWGVYSGYELGENAALRPGSEEYLDSEKYQLRPRDWESAEREGRSIAPLLGELNDIRRRHPSLHQLRNLRFHRTDNDALIAYSKTTGVDTVLVVVNLDPHHTQEATVSLDMPQLGLESNESMSVYDELTGESYQWGRTNYVRLEPGRAPAHVFHVRRSTESGGSRAS; encoded by the coding sequence ATGAACGCGACCCCGGCAGCCATCGGCCGCATTCCGGTACGTGACGTACGCCCGTCCGTGGACAGCGGCGCGCGCCCGGCGAAGGCGGTGGTCGGCGAGACGTTCCAGGTCACCGCCACCGTCTTCCGCGAGGGCCACGACACGATCGGCGCCGACGTCGTGCTCTACGACCCGGACGGCCGCCCGGGTCCCTGGACCCCGATGCGCGAACTCGCCCCCGGCAGCGACCGCTGGGGCGCCGAGGTCACCCCGACCGCGACAGGCCGTTGGTCCTACGTCGTGGAGGCCTGGGGCGACCCCATCGCGACCTGGCGCCGGGCCGCCCGCATCAAGATCCCGGCCGGCATCGACATCGGCCTGATGCTGGAGGAGGGCGCGGAGCTGTACGCCCGAGCCGCCAACGGGGTCCCCGAGGGACCGGCCCGCGCCACGATGCTGGCCGCCGCGGAGACGTTGCGCGACGACACGCTGCCGGTGGGAACGCGGTTCGTGGCCGCGTTGACTCCGAGTGTGGACGGGGTGCTGGAGCGGTATCCGTTGCGGGAGTTGGTGACGGTCTCCGATCCCAGGTCTCTGGTGGTCGAGCGGGAGCGGGCGTTGTACGGCGCCTGGTACGAGTTCTTCCCGCGCTCCGAGGGCACTGCGGCCCAGCCACACGGCACCTTCCGCACGGCGGCGAAACGCCTGGACGGCATCGCGGCGATGGGCTTCGACGTCGTCTACCTGCCCCCGATCCACCCCATCGGGAGCACCTTCCGCAAGGGCCCGAACAACACCCTCTCCGCAGGCCGTGAGGATGTCGGCGTCCCGTGGGCGATCGGCTCCCCCGAGGGCGGGCACGACGCGATCCATCCGCAGCTGGGCACGCTGGAGGACTTCGACGCGTTCGTCGCGCGGGCCGCCGAGCTGGGCATGGAGATCGCGCTCGACTTCGCGCTCCAGTGCTCCCCTGACCATCCGTGGGTGGAGAAGCACCCGGAGTGGTTCCACCACCGCCCCGACGGGACGATCGCGTACGCGGAGAACCCGCCGAAGAAGTACCAGGACATCTACCCGATCGCCTTCGACCGCGACCTGGACGGACTGATCACCGAGACCGTCCGCGTGCTGCGGCACTGGATGGACCACGGGGTACGGATCTTCCGCGTGGACAACCCGCACACCAAGCCGGTCGTGTTCTGGGAACGGGTGATCGCCGAGATCAACGGCACCGACCCGGACATCATCTTCCTGGCCGAGGCCTTCACCCGTCCCGCGATGATGGCCACGCTCGCGCAGGTCGGTTTCCAGCAGTCGTACACCTACTTCACCTGGCGCAACACGAAGCAGGAACTCACCGAGTACCTGAGCGAGTTGTCCGGCGAGGCGGCTGCCTACATGCGGCCGAACTTTTTCGTGAACACCCCGGACATCCTGCACGAGTTCCTCCAGGACGGCGGCCGCCCGGCCTTCGAACTGCGCGCGGTACTCGCCGCCACCCTCGCCCCGACATGGGGTGTCTACAGTGGCTACGAACTAGGTGAGAACGCCGCTCTCCGGCCGGGGAGCGAGGAGTATCTCGACTCGGAGAAGTACCAACTCCGCCCGCGTGACTGGGAGTCCGCCGAGCGGGAAGGACGTAGCATCGCGCCATTGCTGGGCGAGCTCAACGACATCCGGCGCCGTCACCCCTCGCTGCACCAGCTCAGGAATCTCCGCTTCCACCGGACGGACAACGACGCGCTGATCGCGTACAGCAAGACCACGGGTGTGGACACGGTTCTGGTGGTCGTCAACCTGGATCCGCACCATACCCAGGAGGCCACGGTCTCGTTGGACATGCCGCAACTCGGCCTGGAATCAAACGAATCCATGTCGGTGTACGACGAACTGACGGGTGAGTCCTATCAGTGGGGCAGGACCAACTATGTGCGTCTCGAACCCGGCCGGGCTCCCGCGCACGTGTTCCACGTCCGGCGGTCCACAGAGAGCGGAGGGTCAAGAGCTTCATGA
- a CDS encoding DUF5133 domain-containing protein, whose product MLLPAKAEVARQLRRYRAWERVMLASPGDRTVRATFEDSGYTLCVLMGKRCAREAAEAAERFLRGGQGTYQQEQNARPRTAAVVHRGPPVAVDQRSPAGR is encoded by the coding sequence ATGCTGCTACCCGCAAAAGCCGAAGTGGCCCGCCAACTGCGGCGCTACCGGGCGTGGGAACGCGTGATGCTCGCATCGCCGGGCGACCGGACGGTACGGGCCACCTTCGAGGACTCGGGCTACACCTTGTGCGTGCTGATGGGGAAACGCTGCGCGCGCGAGGCCGCGGAAGCCGCCGAACGCTTTCTGCGCGGCGGCCAAGGCACGTACCAGCAGGAGCAGAACGCCCGCCCGCGTACGGCGGCCGTCGTGCACCGCGGGCCGCCCGTCGCGGTCGATCAGCGTTCCCCGGCGGGAAGGTAG
- a CDS encoding pep a2 — MKTAVPCYYHLDVDVSQERVGQVRRILAAHLRLWDLETLVEPVCRGAELLLRAIDEHATDKHTSIELWWNGQHLITAIGDNDRDLRPDQDLRACLARIAVMSDGWGCCATDTGSKVIWFSQRARSGERVPRVPRTPAPRLREMLQLPREVPAALPARPAHGVLEDAK; from the coding sequence ATGAAGACCGCAGTGCCCTGCTACTACCACCTCGATGTGGACGTCAGCCAGGAACGGGTCGGGCAGGTCAGGCGCATCCTGGCCGCCCACCTCCGACTCTGGGACCTGGAGACTCTCGTGGAGCCCGTCTGCCGCGGCGCCGAGCTGCTGCTGCGGGCCATCGACGAGCACGCCACGGACAAGCACACGTCGATAGAGCTGTGGTGGAACGGCCAGCACCTGATCACCGCCATCGGCGACAACGACCGCGATCTGCGCCCGGACCAGGACCTGCGCGCCTGCCTGGCCCGCATCGCCGTGATGAGCGACGGCTGGGGCTGCTGCGCCACCGACACCGGAAGCAAGGTCATCTGGTTCTCGCAGCGCGCCCGCAGCGGCGAACGCGTCCCCCGGGTCCCCAGGACACCCGCGCCGCGCCTGCGGGAGATGCTCCAGCTTCCCCGCGAGGTACCGGCCGCCCTGCCGGCCCGCCCGGCACACGGCGTCCTGGAGGACGCCAAGTGA